The following are from one region of the Paenibacillus sabinae T27 genome:
- the leuS gene encoding leucine--tRNA ligase, giving the protein MSDNKGNTTAQGYRAQVLEPKWQKYWEEHHTFKTGEDPSKPKFYALDMFPYPSGAGLHVGHPEGYTATDIVSRYKRMRGYNVLHPMGWDAFGLPAEQHALDTGQHPRDITVKNVNNFRRQIKSLGFSYDWDREISTTDPSYYKWTQWIFIQLYKRGLAYVAEVPVNWCEALGTVLSNEEVIDGKSERGGHPVIRRPMRQWILRITEYAERLLEDLEELDWTESIKDMQRNWIGKSKGAEVTFRIDGHDADLTVFTTRPDTLFGASYCVLAPEHELVASITTDAQRQAVEDYKELAARKSDLERTDLAKEKTGVFTGAYAVNPVNGAKLPIWIADYVLAGYGTGAIMAVPGHDTRDWEFAKQFGLDIIEVVQGGNLEEEAYSGDGPHVNSDFLNGLDNAAAIAAMIAWLEEKGVGTGKVTYRLRDWLFSRQRYWGEPIPVLHLEDGTMKTVPEDQLPLVLPDVDAIKPSGTGESPLANVTEWVETVDPETGMKARRETNTMPQWAGSCWYYLRYIDPHNDKELCSPEKQKEWLPVDLYIGGAEHAVLHLLYARFWHKVLYDIGVVNTKEPFHKLVNQGMILGTNNEKMSKSRGNVINPDEIVNEFGADTLRVYEMFMGPLEATKPWNANGVEGIHRFLSRVWRLFVSEEGGLNAKITENGGTEEFKRTWHKTIKKVTDDFENLRFNTAISQLMIFINDAYKQETLPVKAMVNFAQMLSPLAPHLAEELWQLLGHEGTISYVEWPSYDEALTVDAEVEIVVQVNGKIVQRSLIPQGMGQEEMQAHALALPNVSAAIEGKTVRKVIAVPGKLVNIVAG; this is encoded by the coding sequence ATGAGTGACAACAAGGGGAATACGACTGCCCAGGGTTACCGGGCGCAGGTACTGGAACCGAAATGGCAGAAATATTGGGAAGAGCATCACACGTTCAAAACCGGGGAAGACCCGAGCAAGCCTAAATTTTACGCGCTTGACATGTTTCCTTACCCTTCGGGAGCCGGTCTGCATGTAGGGCATCCGGAAGGCTATACGGCGACGGATATCGTCTCCCGCTACAAGCGGATGCGCGGCTATAATGTGCTTCATCCGATGGGCTGGGACGCTTTCGGCCTGCCGGCCGAGCAGCATGCGCTGGATACGGGACAGCATCCGCGCGATATCACGGTCAAGAACGTCAATAATTTCCGTCGCCAGATCAAATCGCTAGGCTTCTCCTACGATTGGGACCGCGAGATCAGCACAACGGACCCCAGCTACTATAAATGGACGCAGTGGATCTTCATTCAGCTGTACAAACGCGGCCTGGCTTATGTGGCAGAGGTGCCGGTGAACTGGTGTGAGGCGCTTGGCACCGTACTGTCCAACGAAGAAGTCATCGACGGCAAAAGCGAGCGCGGCGGGCATCCCGTCATCCGCAGACCGATGCGCCAGTGGATTCTGCGGATCACCGAATACGCCGAGCGTCTGCTGGAGGATCTGGAAGAGCTGGACTGGACCGAGAGCATCAAGGATATGCAGCGTAACTGGATCGGCAAATCGAAGGGCGCCGAAGTCACCTTCCGCATCGACGGGCATGATGCGGACCTGACCGTGTTTACCACCCGTCCCGACACGCTGTTCGGGGCCAGTTACTGCGTGCTCGCGCCTGAGCACGAGCTGGTCGCATCGATCACAACGGACGCCCAGCGACAGGCTGTGGAGGATTACAAGGAGCTTGCCGCCCGCAAGAGCGATCTGGAGCGGACGGATCTCGCCAAAGAGAAAACCGGCGTGTTCACGGGTGCCTATGCGGTCAACCCGGTCAACGGCGCCAAGCTGCCGATCTGGATCGCCGACTACGTCCTGGCCGGATACGGCACCGGCGCGATTATGGCGGTACCGGGACACGACACCCGCGACTGGGAGTTCGCCAAGCAGTTCGGGCTTGACATCATCGAGGTTGTCCAAGGCGGCAATCTGGAAGAGGAAGCCTACAGCGGCGACGGTCCGCATGTCAATTCCGACTTCTTGAACGGCCTCGACAACGCAGCGGCCATCGCTGCCATGATTGCCTGGCTGGAGGAAAAAGGCGTCGGCACGGGCAAGGTTACCTACCGCCTGCGCGACTGGCTGTTCAGCCGCCAGCGCTATTGGGGCGAGCCGATCCCGGTTCTGCATCTGGAAGACGGCACGATGAAGACGGTCCCGGAAGACCAGCTGCCGCTTGTTCTGCCGGATGTCGACGCGATCAAGCCTTCGGGCACAGGCGAATCGCCGCTGGCCAACGTGACGGAATGGGTCGAAACGGTGGACCCCGAGACCGGAATGAAAGCCCGTCGCGAGACGAATACGATGCCGCAGTGGGCCGGCAGCTGCTGGTACTACCTGCGTTACATCGATCCGCATAACGACAAGGAGCTGTGTTCTCCCGAGAAGCAGAAGGAATGGCTGCCGGTCGACCTGTACATCGGCGGCGCCGAGCATGCGGTGCTTCACCTGCTGTATGCCCGCTTCTGGCATAAGGTGCTGTACGATATCGGCGTTGTTAACACGAAGGAGCCGTTCCACAAGCTGGTCAACCAGGGCATGATTCTCGGCACGAACAACGAGAAGATGAGTAAATCCCGCGGCAATGTCATCAATCCCGATGAGATTGTGAACGAATTCGGCGCGGATACGCTCCGCGTGTATGAAATGTTCATGGGACCTCTGGAAGCAACCAAGCCGTGGAACGCAAACGGCGTGGAAGGCATTCACCGCTTCCTTTCCCGCGTATGGCGCCTGTTCGTAAGTGAAGAGGGCGGTCTGAACGCCAAAATCACCGAGAACGGCGGTACCGAGGAATTCAAGCGCACTTGGCACAAGACGATCAAGAAAGTCACCGATGATTTTGAAAATCTGCGGTTCAATACGGCAATCAGCCAGCTGATGATCTTTATCAACGACGCCTACAAGCAGGAGACGCTTCCGGTCAAGGCGATGGTAAACTTCGCGCAGATGCTGTCTCCGCTCGCTCCGCATCTTGCCGAAGAGCTGTGGCAGCTGCTTGGACATGAGGGCACCATCTCTTATGTGGAATGGCCATCTTATGACGAGGCGCTGACGGTGGACGCCGAGGTGGAAATCGTGGTTCAGGTGAACGGCAAAATCGTTCAACGCAGCCTGATTCCGCAGGGCATGGGACAAGAGGAGATGCAGGCGCATGCGCTGGCTCTTCCGAATGTGAGCGCGGCAATCGAAGGCAAGACCGTACGCAAGGTGATTGCGGTTCCGGGCAAGCTGGTCAATATTGTAGCGGGTTAG
- a CDS encoding AI-2E family transporter produces the protein MEQWLGSKWFRTMVGVLLALIILYFVWLLHPMLQHIFTFLKAVLAPFVTAMIISYVLNPVVSLLAQRKMPRGVAVLLIYAVFLTAIAVIAVNLIPMFIKQLEELNEHLPEMTLRAQGLMHSMNTRLIPPGVEMGMNNWFFQLENRLAKGISNFLDHIGTTIGVLFDAFIVPFLVFYILKDFDVFERALVSCLPRSRRKSIVTMLKDIDEALGNYIRGQFLVSLIIGTMAYIGYALIGMPYALLFASLVAIFELVPYLGPFLGAAPAIVMASTISFRMVLMVVVVNTLCQMLESNVISPQVVGRTLHLHPLLIIFALLVGGEIAGIVGLILAVPVFAAGKVVLQHLITYYMKRKTV, from the coding sequence ATGGAGCAATGGCTCGGAAGCAAATGGTTTCGCACGATGGTCGGGGTGCTGCTGGCTCTGATCATTTTGTATTTCGTCTGGCTGCTTCATCCGATGCTGCAGCATATTTTTACTTTTTTGAAGGCGGTGCTGGCTCCTTTTGTGACTGCCATGATTATCTCGTATGTGCTTAATCCGGTTGTCAGTCTGCTGGCCCAAAGGAAAATGCCGCGCGGTGTGGCCGTCCTACTGATTTATGCCGTATTCCTCACTGCAATCGCGGTCATCGCCGTTAATCTGATCCCGATGTTCATAAAACAGCTCGAAGAGCTAAATGAGCATTTGCCGGAGATGACTTTAAGGGCGCAGGGGCTTATGCACAGCATGAATACCCGTCTAATCCCGCCGGGAGTGGAGATGGGGATGAACAACTGGTTTTTTCAACTGGAAAATCGTCTGGCCAAAGGAATCTCGAATTTTCTCGACCATATCGGCACGACGATCGGCGTCCTGTTCGACGCTTTTATCGTCCCCTTTCTGGTGTTCTATATTTTGAAGGACTTCGATGTATTCGAACGGGCGCTTGTGTCCTGTCTCCCGCGTTCCCGCCGCAAATCCATCGTGACGATGTTAAAAGATATCGACGAGGCGCTCGGCAATTATATCCGCGGCCAGTTTCTGGTCAGTCTGATCATCGGCACAATGGCTTATATCGGCTACGCTTTGATCGGAATGCCGTATGCGCTGCTGTTCGCGAGCCTTGTGGCCATATTTGAACTCGTTCCGTATTTGGGGCCATTTCTCGGCGCGGCTCCCGCCATCGTGATGGCGTCGACCATTTCATTTCGCATGGTGCTGATGGTCGTCGTGGTGAACACACTGTGCCAAATGCTGGAGAGCAATGTCATCTCGCCGCAGGTCGTGGGCCGGACGCTGCACTTGCACCCTCTGCTTATTATTTTTGCCCTGCTGGTGGGGGGCGAAATTGCCGGTATTGTCGGCCTGATTCTGGCGGTTCCCGTGTTCGCGGCCGGTAAAGTCGTCCTTCAGCATCTAATCACCTATTATATGAAGCGGAAGACGGTGTGA
- a CDS encoding PRC-barrel domain-containing protein: MKLQEFVGLNVIGVEEGKEIGKIVDCILDSNWNITGIELESKSFFGGHVKVVAWEDIVAYGEDAVMIQSEESIRKMDADSIPHTFLDGKSKLKDMQVVTETGTILGTVSDVYFDQKMGNTIVALEISDGLVTDLMEGRKWLPCLPEMTIGENAVLVPALSEERLEKNINIVNG, from the coding sequence ATGAAACTCCAGGAATTTGTCGGTCTTAATGTGATTGGAGTCGAGGAAGGTAAAGAGATCGGCAAAATTGTCGATTGCATTTTGGATTCAAACTGGAACATTACGGGTATTGAACTTGAAAGCAAATCTTTTTTCGGCGGTCATGTGAAAGTTGTGGCATGGGAAGACATTGTCGCCTATGGCGAGGATGCCGTGATGATACAGAGCGAGGAGTCCATTCGGAAAATGGACGCAGACAGCATACCCCATACCTTTCTGGACGGCAAGAGCAAACTGAAAGACATGCAGGTCGTGACGGAGACCGGAACGATCCTCGGAACAGTGTCTGATGTTTATTTTGACCAAAAAATGGGAAACACAATAGTAGCATTGGAAATCAGCGATGGTCTGGTGACCGATTTGATGGAAGGCCGTAAATGGCTGCCTTGTCTGCCGGAAATGACGATTGGGGAGAACGCGGTTCTGGTTCCCGCACTCAGTGAAGAACGATTGGAAAAAAATATTAATATCGTTAACGGATAG